Proteins from a single region of bacterium:
- a CDS encoding glycosyltransferase family 1 protein, with protein MRIGIDAISLDEAGAGVSRYVREILTGMMAISPGDEFVLYSWQTIYLSAAGDNWHRRVARGRRWAVPGDWLRYTLPKMVADDGIDVFWGQNTVVPLRLRQPCRRVLTVHDMSGFVVPRTMEIKARLSWKSDLRAAVKVADSIVADSDATARLVRRFLGVPRERVTVVYAGCSSRLTAASTSAVQKDTASRLGLPDEYVLTVGTLEPRKNHATLLEAIRRNSAIPPLVIVGAVGWNSRGILSLVRDAERNGRARYLGRIDDEELAAVYRAARIMVYPSLYEGFGLPVLEAMSCGCPVLCSWSSSMPEVGGRAACYFRPKDALGLADKLQQLLSDDRRLAEMRAKGIEQAAKFSFDRASGKTLDVLHGVPQVR; from the coding sequence ATGCGGATAGGCATCGATGCCATTTCCCTGGATGAAGCCGGGGCAGGCGTGTCGCGCTACGTGCGCGAGATATTGACGGGCATGATGGCTATCTCTCCCGGTGACGAATTCGTGCTGTACTCTTGGCAGACGATTTACCTGAGTGCCGCCGGCGATAACTGGCATCGGCGGGTTGCACGCGGAAGGCGGTGGGCCGTTCCCGGAGACTGGCTCAGATACACACTCCCCAAGATGGTTGCCGACGATGGCATTGATGTGTTCTGGGGGCAGAACACCGTGGTGCCGCTGCGACTACGGCAACCGTGTCGCAGAGTTCTTACGGTCCATGACATGAGCGGATTTGTGGTCCCGAGGACCATGGAAATCAAGGCGCGCCTTTCATGGAAGTCTGACCTCCGGGCGGCGGTCAAGGTCGCGGACTCAATTGTGGCCGACTCCGACGCAACGGCGCGTCTTGTCCGGAGGTTTCTCGGCGTGCCGCGCGAACGGGTGACGGTGGTCTATGCAGGTTGCTCGTCTCGCCTGACTGCGGCATCCACTTCCGCGGTCCAGAAAGACACGGCATCCCGCCTTGGTCTTCCCGACGAGTACGTACTAACGGTGGGGACCCTGGAACCCAGAAAGAACCACGCCACCTTGCTCGAGGCGATCCGAAGAAACAGCGCCATCCCGCCCTTGGTGATTGTGGGTGCGGTTGGCTGGAATAGCCGCGGCATTCTGAGTCTGGTCCGCGACGCAGAGCGGAACGGTAGAGCGCGATACCTGGGACGAATAGACGACGAGGAACTGGCCGCGGTCTACCGAGCAGCCCGGATCATGGTCTATCCTTCTCTGTACGAGGGGTTCGGGCTTCCTGTGCTGGAGGCAATGTCCTGCGGATGCCCCGTGTTGTGCAGTTGGTCGTCGAGTATGCCCGAGGTTGGTGGGCGGGCGGCGTGCTACTTCCGCCCTAAAGATGCCCTTGGCTTGGCAGACAAGCTGCAGCAACTACTGAGCGACGATCGACGCTTGGCCGAGATGAGAGCCAAAGGAATCGAGCAGGCAGCCAAGTTCAGCTTCGATAGAGCGTCGGGAAAGACACTCGACGTTCTGCACGGTGTGCCGCAGGTGCGCTAG